Proteins encoded within one genomic window of Fragaria vesca subsp. vesca linkage group LG1, FraVesHawaii_1.0, whole genome shotgun sequence:
- the LOC101307335 gene encoding uncharacterized protein LOC101307335: MAHPRVGATHMTSAVTTVECHKQVRSWRLLRSLIELLIPTCNCTFVEEDRHHHHQQTKEFGLHYRRPSLSYPNNIITGTIFGYRKGKVHFCIQTNSKSNPILLLELALPTTVLAKEMQGGFLRIALESSTPGYSPNSSSLLSTPVWTMYCNSRKVGYAVKRRPSKHDLEALMMMGSVEVGAGIITGNKELNDGDDDEIMYLRANFERVCGSANSESFHLIDPDESIGQELSIFFYRSR, encoded by the coding sequence ATGGCGCACCCGAGAGTTGGTGCCACCCACATGACCAGCGCCGTCACCACCGTCGAGTGCCACAAACAAGTACGGTCATGGCGTCTTCTCCGCTCTCTCATCGAACTCCTCATCCCAACTTGCAACTGCACCTTCGTAGAAGAAGATCGTCACCATCATCATCAACAAACCAAAGAATTCGGTTTACACTATCGGCGTCCAAGCTTATCTTACCCCAACAACATCATCACCGGCACCATATTTGGGTACCGGAAAGGAAAAGTCCATTTCTGCATCCAAACAAACTCCAAGTCCAACCCAATTCTACTCCTCGAGTTAGCTCTACCCACAACAGTCCTGGCTAAGGAAATGCAAGGAGGGTTTCTCAGAATAGCCCTCGAGTCTTCTACTCCGGGGTATTCACCAAACTCGAGCTCTCTGTTGTCGACTCCGGTGTGGACTATGTACTGCAATAGCAGGAAAGTTGGGTATGCAGTTAAGCGAAGGCCTAGTAAGCATGACTTGGAAGCTTTGATGATGATGGGTTCGGTTGAGGTGGGTGCTGGGATTATAACTGGGAATAAGGAGCTTAATGATGGTGATGATGATGAGATTATGTACCTGCGAGCCAATTTCGAGAGAGTTTGTGGTTCGGCGAATTCGGAATCGTTTCATTTGATTGACCCAGATGAGAGTATTGGCCAGGAGCTTAGTATCTTCTTTTACCGTTCAAGGTGA
- the LOC101307624 gene encoding magnesium-transporting ATPase, P-type 1-like, translated as MGSFKFLSFLTSKTHPRLPYQNPIRQNLVDKPESQNAPNRVFRFLRRLMSGGIIDGGSRTEAEEKVYSWLYALAQSDKDLVYEYVRSTERGLSFTEAERRLKENGPNVPVDFSFPRWWNFLWHAFFHPFNIILIILSVISYITSDSPNGCIMLVLVLISVCLRFYQEYGSSKAAMELSEFVRCPVKVQRCAGRVVQTELVVQIDQRDIVPGDIIIFEPGDIFPGDVRLLSSKHLVVSQASLTGESWTTEKTADIREDQSTPLLDLRNICFMGTNVVSGSGSGLVVSTGSKTYMSTMFSNIGKKKPPNDFEDGIRRISYVLVAVMLVVVTIIVITDYSTSQDLTESILFGVSVASALTPQMLPLIVNTSLAKGALAMARDRCIVKSLSAIRDMGSMDILCIDKTGTLTMNRAIMVNYLDSWGLNKEKVLQFAFLNSYFKTDQKYPLDDAILAHVYTNGFRFQPSKWKKLDEIPFDFIRRRVSIIMEREEEKQEDKDPHGFERVMVTKGALEEVMKVCSFMEDVDSGTISPFSPEEYQRIINMTEEISNEGLRVIGVATKKLEKIRYERKDNDDTSESDMVFLGLISFFDPPKDSAKQALWRLAEKGVKAKVLTGDSLSLSIRVCKEVGIRTTHVVTGPELELLDHDAFHETVKTATVLARLTPTQKLRVVQSLQTVGNHIVGFLGDGVNDSLALDAAHVGISVDSGASVAKDFADIILLEKDLNVLIAGVEHGRLTFGNTMKYIKMSVIANLGSVLSILIATLVLKYEPLTARQLLTQNFLYSVGQIAIPWDKMEEDYVKVPQRWSKQGLPMFILWNGPVCTLFDVTTLLFLWFYYKADSLEDLIFFHTAWFIEGLLMQTLIIHLIRTEKIPFIQEFASWPVLCSTVLISAIGIAIPFTPIGEVMGFIKLPLSYFGFLVVLFIGYFVVGQLIKRLYILVHKSWL; from the exons ATGGGAAGCTTCAAATTCCTCAGCTTTTTAACTTCTAAAACCCACCCGAGGCTTCCGTACCAAAACCCCATTCGCCAAAATCTAGTAGACAAACCCGAAAGCCAGAATGCTCCCAACAGGGTGTTTAGATTCTTGCGCAGGCTTATGTCCGGAG GAATTATTGATGGGGGGTCGAGGACAGAGGCAGAGGAGAAGGTTTACTCTTGGTTATACGCCTTGGCGCAATCCGATAAGGATCTGGTTTATGAGTATGTTCGATCCACCGAAAGAG GGTTGAGCTTTACTGAAGCTGAAAGGAGATTGAAGGAAAATGGTCCGAATGTTCCTGTTGATTTCTCCTTCCCTCGCTGGTGGAATTTTTTATGGCATGCTTTCTTTCATCCTTTTAATATCATATTGATCATCCTGTCTGTAATCTCGTACATAACCAGTGACAGCCCAAATGGATGCATCATGCTTGTTTTGGTTTTGATAAGTGTTTGCCTCCGGTTTTATCAG GAATACGGAAGTTCAAAAGCAGCCATGGAACTTTCAGAATTTGTAAGGTGCCCAGTCAAAGTTCAAAGATGTGCAGGTAGAGTTGTTCAGACTGAATTAGTTGTTCAAATTGATCAAAGAGATATTGTTCCTGGTGATATTATCATATTTGAACCTGGAGACATTTTTCCTGGAGATGTGAGACTATTGTCCTCAAAACACCTTGTTGTAAG TCAGGCCTCGTTAACCGGAGAGTCCTGGACAACTGAGAAAACAGCTGATATCAGAGAAGATCAAAGCACACCATTGCTAGATTTAAGGAATATTTGCTTCATG GGAACAAATGTGGTATCAGGCAGTGGATCTGGTCTAGTGGTTTCCACTGGATCTAAGACATACATGAGCACCATGTTTTCAAACATAGGGAAAAAGAAACCACCAAATGACTTTGAGGACGGTATTCGTCGCATATCTTATGTGCTGGTTGCTGTTATGCTAGTGGTAGTCACCATCATAGTTATAACTGACTACTCTACATCTCAAGATCTGACTGAGAGCATCCTCTTCGGAGTGTCGGTTGCAAGTGCACTTACTCCTCAAATGCTTCCCCTGATTGTTAACACAAGTCTTGCAAAAGGAGCACTTGCTATGGCCAGAGATAGATGCATAGTCAAAAGCTTATCTGCAATACGAGACATGGGTTCTAT GGATATCTTATGCATTGACAAGACTGGTACACTCACCATGAATCGTGCGATAATGGTAAATTATCTTGACAGCTGGGGGTTAAACAAAGAAAAAGTTTTACAGTTCGCTTTCCTCAACTCATATTTCAAGACCGATCAGAAATATCCTTTGGATGATGCAATTTTGGCACATGTATATACCAATGGATTCAGGTTCCAACCATCAAAATGGAAGAAACTAGATGAGATTCCTTTTGATTTCATAAGAAGAAGGGTATCTATTATCATGGAAAGAGAAGAAGAAAAACAAGAAGACAAAGACCCTCACGGTTTTGAGAGAGTCATGGTGACAAAAGGAGCTCTGGAAGAAGTAATGAAAGTTTGTTCTTTTATGGAGGATGTTGATAGTGGCACAATTTCACCTTTCTCTCCAGAAGAGTATCAAAGGATTATAAATATGACTGAGGAAATAAGCAATGAGGGACTAAGAGTTATAGGAGTAGCAACAAAGAAGCTCGAAAAG ATAAGGTATGAGCGCAAAGATAATGATGATACTTCTGAATCAGACATGGTTTTCCTCGGCCTCATATCATTCTTTGACCCACCTAAGGACTCAGCAAAGCAAGCTCTGTGGCGGTTGGCTGAGAAGGGAGTGAAAGCAAAAGTATTAACAGGTGATTCACTGTCTCTATCTATAAGAGTTTGCAAGGAAGTAGGTATCAGGACAACTCATGTAGTTACAGGGCCAGAGCTTGAGCTACTCGATCACGATGCATTTCATGAGACTGTTAAAACAGCAACAGTCTTAGCTCGTCTCACCCCAACACAGAAACTCCGAGTTGTGCAGTCCTTGCAAACAGTTGGTAACCACATTGTTGGATTCTTGGGAGATGGAGTAAATGACTCGCTTGCATTGGATGCAGCGCATGTTGGTATATCCGTTGATTCAGGAGCATCAGTTGCAAAAGACTTTGCTGACATTATCTTACTGGAGAAGGACCTGAACGTACTCATTGCCGGAGTTGAACATGGCCGACTGACTTTCGGGAACACAATGAAGTACATAAAAATGTCGGTTATTGCCAATCTGGGAAGCGTTCTTTCAATCCTCATAGCAACTCTAGTGCTCAAGTACGAGCCATTGACTGCAAGGCAGCTTCTTACACAGAACTTCTTGTACAGTGTGGGCCAGATCGCAATACCATGGGACAAAATGGAAGAAGATTATGTAAAAGTCCCACAAAGATGGTCAAAGCAAGGTTTGCCAATGTTCATTCTATGGAATGGACCTGTCTGCACTCTTTTTGATGTTACTACACTTCTGTTCCTTTGGTTCTATTATAAGGCTGATAGTTTGGAGGATCTTATTTTCTTCCACACTGCTTGGTTCATAGAAGGGCTTCTCATGCAGACCCTAATCATCCACTTGATCCGTACGGAGAAAATTCCCTTCATTCAGGAATTTGCTTCATGGCCTGTGCTTTGTTCTACAGTTCTGATTTCTGCAATTGGAATTGCAATTCCATTCACTCCGATTGGGGAAGTGATGGGATTTATCAAGCTTCCACTGTCATACTTCGGTTTTTTGGTAGTGCTGTTTATAGGATATTTTGTTGTTGGCCAGTTGATCAAGAGACTTTACATTTTGGTTCATAAAAGCTGGCTGTAG
- the LOC101307924 gene encoding glucan 1,3-beta-glucosidase A-like produces the protein MEVVLGKWVCAFLLCSWLIFSGVYSVVRLHGDSKVRAVNLGGWLVVEGWIKPSLFDGIPNGDMLDGTVVQLKSVTLDKYVSAENGGGANVSVSRDVASSWETLRLWRVSESEFQFRTSLGQFLTCDGAEGCSVSATAVSPSTSGTFYVERYNNGRVHIKTMRGTYLQATTENQLVANYPGKPEWDDNAATFEMTIVANELHGDYQLANGYGHDKAKDVLKRHRNSFVTIGDFNFLSRHGINTVRIPVGWWIAYDPDPPAPFIGGTLEALDNSFSWAQSYNIRCIIDLHAAPGSQNGMEHSASRDGSTDWPTPDSISQTLHVIDFLISRYARQPALLGIELLNEPSAATVPLDTLVSYYKQGYQVVRKHSSTAYVIICQRIGNADPLELFQANIGSHKIVVDLHYYNLFDNFFFNMSPTDNIQFIYKKRETQLQALNSANGPLVFIGEWVNEWNATSASQTDYQDFGRVQLEVYSAASFGWAYWTLKNDRPHWDFEWNIRNNYLQLSSSPNIRSFKGLVLLVLLFYLHHIL, from the exons ATGGAAGTTGTTCTTGGCAAATGGGTTTGCGCATTTCTACTCTGCTCTTGGCTCATCTTCTCTGGTGTATACTCAG TGGTGAGATTACATGGTGACTCTAAAGTGAGAGCTGTAAATTTGGGAGGGTGGTTGGTGGTGGAAGGTTGGATCAAGCCTTCACTTTTTGATGGCATTCCCAATGGAGATATGCTT GATGGAACAGTGGTACAATTAAAGTCGGTAACTTTGGATAAGTATGTATCTGCAGAAAATGGGGGAGGGGCTAATGTTTCAGTTAGTAGAGATGTTGCATCTTCATGGGAAACGCTAAGG TTATGGAGAGTGTCTGAGTCAGAATTTCAATTTCGCACTTCACTAGGGCAGTTTCTAACTTGTGATGGTGCTGAAGGTTGCTCTGTTTCTGCAACTGCAGTATCACCTTCAACATCAGGAACATTTTACGTTGAGAGATATAACAATGGGAGGGTTCACATCAAGACAATGAGAGGCACATATTTACAG GCTACAACGGAAAACCAGCTTGTGGCAAACTATCCAGGGAAACCAGAATGGGATGATAATGCTGCCACATTTGAAATGACCATTGTTGCTAATGAATTGCATGGAGATTACCAGCTTGCAAATGGATATGGACACGATAAGGCCAAAGATGTTCTTAAG AGACATAGGAACAGTTTCGTCACTATAGGAGATTTCAATTTTCTGTCTAGACATGGAATAAATACTGTGAGGATCCCTGTTGGCTGGTGGATTGCTTATGATCCAGATCCTCCTGCACCATTTATTGGTGGAACTTTGGAAGCTCTTGATAATTCATTCTCATGGGCACA ATCATATAATATTAGGTGCATCATTGACCTTCACGCGGCTCCTGGCTCTCAGAACGGGATGGAACATAGTGCTAGTAGGGATGGTTCAACTGATTGGCCTACTCCAGATTCCATTTCACAAACATTGCACGTTATAGACTTTCTAATTTCCAG GTATGCAAGACAGCCTGCTTTGCTGGGAATTGAGCTTTTGAATGAACCATCTGCTGCTACTGTTCCATTGGACACTTTAGTTTCGTATTACAAGCAAGGCTATCAAGTTGTTCGGAAACATTCATCAACAGCTTACGTAATAATTTGTCAAAGAATTGGCAATGCAGATCCATTGGAACTATTTCAGGCTAACATCGGCTCACATAAAATCGTGGTGGATTTGCATTATTACAATCTTTTTGACAATTTCTTTTTCAACATGAGCCCTACGGATAATATACAATTCATATACAAGAAGAGGGAAACTCAATTGCAGGCCCTGAACAGTGCAAACGGTCCACTTGTTTTTATTG GAGAGTGGGTCAACGAGTGGAATGCAACGAGTGCTTCTCAGACAGATTATCAAGACTTCGGGAGGGTTCAGTTAGAGGTTTACAGTGCCGCTTCATTTGGATGGGCTTACTGGACACTGAAGAATGATAGACCTCACTGGGATTTTGAATGGAACATTAGAAACAATTATCTTCAATTGA GTAGTTCGCCCAACATACGGAGTTTTAAGGGTTTAGTGTTGCTTGTACTGCTGTTCTATCTGCATCATATCTTGTGA